The Euleptes europaea isolate rEulEur1 chromosome 7, rEulEur1.hap1, whole genome shotgun sequence genomic sequence CAGCAACAAGTGGCTGCTCGTGTGCTTCTTCCATTttcaccccctcccaaaaaaaaaaccagttaagAATTTGGGATGGCAGAAATAATTCTCACCCTCTCTCTCCAAAaatgtcccatccaaatactaaccagggctgaccctgcttagctaccaagatctgacaagatcaggctaacctgggttatccaggtcagggcagctaccTATAGCAGAATTTTATTTAGTTCTTCCTTTAAGGCTGTGGGCTTCAACGTATGAGTTGGGAcctgggttgccaactgtgggttgggagaGATTGGGATGGTGGAgctcaccatccaaagcagccatttttcccaggggaactgatatctgtatttaaattgtgcatagttaaattgtggaactccctgccccaggatgtggtgatggctgccaacttggaaggctttaagattggagtggacatgttcataaaggagagggctattcatggctagtaaAAATggttgctagtcatgatgcatacctattatctccaggatcagatgagcatgcctgttatattaggtgcattggaacacaggcaggatactgctgctacagttgtccagtttgtgggcttcctagaggcacctggttggccactgtgaataCTGCtagtcttgatgggccttggtctgatccagcatggcttttcttatgagacCAATTCTGGATGACTTATCTATCTTTTAAGTGcccaagaaaagaaaatctgttCTGCAAGGACAAGCTGTACTTTATCGTTGTAATCTCATTGCCACATGATGCCATGCTGTCACGGTTGTAAGTGGCTCTTAAGGAGGCACTGAAGAAAGAGGCTCTTGGTAGCACTTAGATGTGACTGTTCCGGTCTAAAACGAGGCTGAGCTGCCTGCAGAAGCAGGCTTCTTTATGTGCATATTGACTGACCCAGCTGCCTGCATCTTTGGCTAGCTATTGCCATCCAAGATGCACCTAGTTGCCCATCATGAGATTCTGTTCAGGGCTTACAGTtagaaatggaacctccatggtcagaggcTGTATACCATTGCTGTGGAAGACTGCATTTATATCAGGCTTTCTCCATATTCTGAACTTTTCCAAACCGTTCTGTAATTGTTCCAACAGCCTTGGATGGGAAAGGAGAGCAGTTTGcccttttcagagagtattagatgaagtgggccaaagacattggctgggactgaggggactatatgaagcagtaaaacaaggaagatggggagaatgtatgaaaagagaggacaatgaattggaagagttaataaagagtgaagcatatattagaaaaggattagcagggaaaatatacagaatgatgataagagataaagaatttatgattagaataatacaggcaaaatgggcaaaagaaaccacaatatcaacacaaatgatgaataaaatgatgaagggtattaaaatgttgaagatggatagatataaagagttggaaaggaaaataatgctgaagtggtaccgAACACtggcccaaatagcacatatgatcaaaggaatgagaccgaattgttggcattgtaatgcgaaagaggggtggttctcacatttgtggtgggagtgcccaagggtagtagaattttggaacaaaatacttagtaaaattagagatttgtttaagattacacttcaagtaactgtagacctgatgtttatgggaataatgggttgtgagaaggtagaaaagagtgaacaagagatgtttaaagcgatgatattagcggctcacgcagttatagcttttggatggaaagataaaacaaagtggactatggacaggtggaataattatgtgttcgaatacgtgcaaacagatgtattgggatacttaaaacaacagacgatgggagaaacagaagaaatggaaatgaagactaagtggaacccatatattaattgggtgaaaagaggagaagccaacgaagagactttagtaaaactaaaaaggctatgctcatggatgaaaatatgaaaatatgatattatggattggtccgtggggggagggaaagggggaaacttgtattggaagaaggaaagtgtaaattgtaattataaaggtatggagatgtaaaatgacttccaatgcaataaaaaatatatttttttttaaaaaaaggagagcaGTTTGCCTCAAGCCTCCCCAGTGAGGTCACAGCTAAGGTCTGGAACACCCCCAGCTCCCCACTCTTCTAAATAAAGGATCAGTTCCTTCCCTCTTGCTCTGCTTTGTGAACTTCCCAGGCTGGgtcatctggctggccacttcCAGCAACCCTGTGCTGGCCTAATGGATGGGTGGGGTCAGCCCCACATGGCAATTGTGGGGGGGTGCAGGGGATGCTTCACACAGACAAGCATAGCCACGATGACTCAAAACTGGATTCAGCAGAATGTGCAAATTGTCCCAAGATGAAAAGTATTGTGTCTGagttgattgggggtgggggagatgaaaGTTCTAGCAGTGCCAATTCAACttaaaaaggtagtcccctgtgcaagcaccgggttattactgacccatgggttgacatcacatcccgacatttactagacagactatgtttacggggttgtttagcattgccttccccagtcatctacactttacccccagcaagctgggtactcattttactgacttcggaaagatggaaggctgagaacccttagccggctacctgaaacagacttccgtcgggatagaactcaagctgtgagcagagcttggactgcagtactgcagcttaccactctgcaccatggggctctttttgCCAATTCAGCTAGCATGGTTTATGTACACATGCACATCATATCTTGGGGCTGCACTGCACAGGTTACAAACGCATATGTGAACTACCCATAAGCCCATACTGGGTCAGGCACTTTATATCCAAAAGCTAgaaagaagagtgggataaaCTCGCCTTTTTCTTACACCCTTTTTGCAGCTGTAGTGGGGAAACCTTTATAAAGGGGGAATGAGGGTGGAAACCTACTGTTGCTGGAGCAGTCCGGCTAGGTCCTAGCCGCTAGGATGTAAGTCGGCACAGAATCTCTCCGAGGAGTTTCCTTTTCAAACCTTTTACTAATTTTTGtatgtctttttctttttaaccagAAAACAGAGATGAAGATTTGCAACAGGGTCCAAAGTCCTTTTCCTGGCTCGAAGTTGCAGGGGGTGGGCTctctcgcttccccccccccgcccctcctcgGGTGTAGGAGACAGAGGTTCATGGCTGGCACCGTTATGGCTCAAAGGGTGGCGGTGGAGGGTCCGGGCTGTGTTTCTTGGGTGAGCAAATGGGTTGTAAGCCACACCTCTGGCTGCAGGAGGCCTCATCCCGTCACGGCTGTCGATCgttctgggaaggatggaaggcagcagAATCCCTCCCTGGCAGTTTATTCCCCTTCTGGTCTCTCAGTTTTCTTCCCTGTCCAGGCACAAGTTTCTGCAAGTAAGGCCGGGAGAAGAGAACACACTGCATTCACCAAAGAGGTTTGCTGTTAGCCCAGAGAGCTGCGTCCATGGATTGATGCAGCTCAGTCTCAGAACCTTGGCTCAGCCCTGGGACTTGTGAAGGAGTTAATAAGGAAGAGATAAGGAATAGTCTCTTCGAATTTATACAGAGCGCCTTTGCTTGAAGTCACCAAATGATCACAAGGAGGGGAAAAcacaacagtgtggtgtagtggttaagagtggtggactctgatctggagaactggatttgtttccccgctcctacacatgaaaccagctgggtgaccttgggctagtcactgttctctgaactcactcagccccacctacctcacagggtatctgttgtgtgtgggggagagggaaggtgattgtaagccagtttggttctcccttaagtggtagagagagtcagcctataagaaccaactcttcttcttcatatcagGGATTAAGCCCTGGAGCAGAGAGTTAAACTTTCAGTCTGTGATTAATTTGTATATTAATGTATGTTAGTCTAAATTTCAGCGCTAAGCCTGGAATGCAAAGTAAAAATAACAATTGGGGCTCTGGGAGTGTTTTTCACTCACCCCTGAAAAATTGTGGACCCCACCTCCTCATCCTGAGGCCAGAGACTATGGCCTCTGGGTTAGAGGATTGTAGAAACTGCTACAGTGGCCAAGGTACCTTTAACACATAAGGACAATTCTGAACAGTTCGCTGTTCTTTCCCTGGGAATCTTTCAAAGTGGACCAAGCTAGGAATAAGTAATAAACTTCAAGGAGCCAGTGAGGAATGGCTACCAACTGGGCTGtgtcacagaaccatagagtcggaaggggccatacaggccatctagtccaaccccctgcttaaggcAGGATCAagagcctagagcatccctgacaagtgattgtccagcctctgcttaaagactgccagtgaggggaagctcactacctccctCAGCTTAGCCTGTTAATTGTTAAACAAAATGAACACAAGAGAAATTAGGCCAGCCTGTTTTTGAGGAGTGAGGAGGACGGAATAGGTGATGGCCCCTTCCGTTTTGGAAACCGGActtacccttcccctcccagccagGCGAAGGGACGTTTCTGCTTGATTAGAAGGAATGGGCTCCCACGAAGACGGTGAGACGCAACACCGAGCTGGACCGATAGCTCATCAGGGTGTTCATGGTGACCATCTCCAAATCCAGCACAAATTCCCGGGGTCCCGTCACAGGCCGGGCCAAGACCAGCATCGCACTGATGTTGTTGATTTGCTGCAgggagatgaagagttggtttttataccctgcttttttttctacctttaagaagcctcaaagcggctgacaattgccttcccctccccacaaaaggccccttgtgagggaggtggggctgagagagatcggagagaactgtgactagcccaaggtcacccaccaggcttcatgtggaggagtggagaaaccgacctggttcaccagatcagagttcaccgctcttaaccactacaccacgctggttcttaaCATGATTACGAAAGAGGATACACCCTTAATCCAACTGAAGTTGGAGATCATCTGGGTTTAAAGCTGTCTGTCCCATAACGAAGCCAGAGGCGTTGTTCAGATCCACCCACACTGCCACCACCTGCTCAAGAACATGCCCGTAAACCGCAGCTTTGGAACAACCTTATAATTGGTCAAACCCTCCTTTGCCAAagaagcctttttaaaacagagctTCATTAGCATAGCCTCGTTAAAGTGCTCAGGGAAACATCCCTTCCTTCAAGGATGTGTTAAAATCAGAATTCCTTTAACCAGGATTATTATCTCAGATTATTGTCTCGGCAAGATTTAAACCACTACGCCATCAAAGGGAAACACCTCCAGTTTGGACTTTCACCCCAGGCTAGTTCAGAGGGCTGAAAAAGGAGCTGGAGAGAAGTGTTTCCCGATGGGGCATAGGAGGCTGCATGTACGAATTTTGTGTGGACTAGCCACCAAGATGCTGAGCTGCGAGATTTGCCAGAAAGCAAACATCAGCTCATTTTGTTGCCAGTTACCAAGTACTATAGGAGAGACGACGGCTGTAGAGGTGGTCTCTCCAATTGTCGCTAAGAAGTCGACTCACCCGGATGTAAAATTCGCCTTGGTCACTTCCTGAACGAATCTGGAAAGTGTTGTAAGCCCCAGGGTAGACACTAGTGGCTTGGATCTGGAAGATGTCAGAGGGCACCGTTCGATCAGCTGTGATGCTCATATATCTGTGGACGATGGACGATGGATTATCTCGGCAGAGGGGGTTTGTGGCTGGGCAGAGGCAGCGGCTGTGGTGGGAACAAATTATTTGAGTTTGGGAGGGATACATCTCAATGCTTACCTTAAAGTCTTCTAATTGAGTAGCACAGAGCACGAGTCTCATAAAGCTATGTACCGTTCTCCCTGCTCTGCTAATATGGAAGTGAAGAATGCAAAAATAGTCTCACTGTACTTATGAACAAAGGTTCATCtataccaggggtcctcaaactttttaaacagggggccagttcactgtccctcaaacactgttgggggccggactatagtttgaaaaaaaaatgaacaaattcctattcacactgcacatattttatttgcagTGCACAAAAattaagagaaacaatgcaatatttaaaatgaagaacaattgtaatcaacataaacttataatatttcaatgggaagtatgggcctaCTTTTGGCTAATGAGATTGTGGCTGTGGCTAATGGGAGTCAGCGCGGCTCTCCTGTCCTCgcggcttgtctctcttccctcccgtgggtagggagctgggaggaagtgaccggtcgtcacttcacatgaacacatgaagctgccttatattgaatcagacccttggtccatcaaagtcagtattgtctaagaccggcagcggctctccagggtctcaggcaggggtctttcacatcacctacttgcctggtccctttaacgggagatgccggggattgaactggggaccttctgcacgccaagcagatgctctaccactgagccacagcctctcccctctaatacatgaacacatgaagctgcctcatactgaattggaccctcggtccatcaaagtcggtattgtctactcagaccggcagtggctctccagggtctcaggcagagaggtctttcacatcacctacttgggacctgctgcatgccaagcagatgctcgaccactgagccatgatctcaggcagaggtctttcacatcacctacttgcctggtccctttaattggagatgccgggaattgaacctcggaccttccgcatgctgaacagatgctccagcactgagtcagggcccctcccctgatctctgtcgtctggacatcagctgtaatcccaagatatctcacggccgcacctggagggtggcaaccctattttaacccCCCCATTGCACACAAAGAGCCTCGCCTGATCCCCCCCAgggatcccccctccctccctccctctgcccccgTCCCACCGAAGTGCCCCCCGCAGTGCTGGCACTGGTCGCCCACCCAGCCAGGCTGGCACTGGCCGGTGCCGGGCTGGCAGCGCCCTCCGTTGGTGCAGGGCTTGTCACACTCCTTCGCCTCCATCAAGGCAGCCACCGGAGCCAGCAGGAGGGCGAGGGCGCCCAGCAGGAGCGGGAAGGCGGTGGCCATGATTGCCGCTGTGCTGCCCGTCGTTTGCTGCCGCCTCCGGCAGCGTCGCTCCATCACCTCAGCTCAGGCGGCGGCTGCTGTGAGAGGCTTGGCAGTCAGTCTGCTGCGGCTGGCACACGGACGGTGGCCGGCGAGAGCTCCCGCTGTGGTGCGGCCTCCCGGGAGCTACGGTGGCCGGGCAAGCTCATCCCCTACCGCGCTAAGCTTCgctttcttttcccccccacaaagggggggggagaaaaggtcaTCGCTCCACCCCAGCGCGTCCCTCAGGGATCAAcacacttcctcccagcattaccttgcgactgcaattttttaaaggggccaggttcaggaccctgacgggccgtatccggcccgcgggccgtagtttgaggacccctgatctatacTGTTTCTGACAGTAGCCAGCTGGATGCTTCCAGGAAGCTGACAAGTAAGGCATTGGGGGCAACAATATGCCCTTGTCATTTTGACTCTTCtacagcatagttaaattgtggaactccctgccccaggatgtggtgatggctgccaatttggaaagatttaagaggggagtggacatgttcatggaggagagggctattcatggctattggtcaaaatggatactagtcatgatgcatacctattctctccaggatcagaagagcatgcctgttacattaggtgctgtggaacacaggcaggatggtgctgctgcagtcgtcttgtttgtgggcttcctagaggcacccggttggccactgtgtgaactgactgctggacttgatgggccttggtctgatccagcatggcctttcttatgctcttagctGTTATTTGGAGCTATACTGCCTAtctacatggaagttccatttatcAATCTTGGCTTATAGCTGTTATCAGATTctctaattcttttttttttaagctagacATCATCTAGTGGCAGTGAGCTCCACAAGTTCATTGCATGTCCAGATGCCTCTCCACGACGCCCTATTGCCTCAGTCCTGTTAACATACTCACTTTTCAGAGACCTGCACATATGGTTCCTGGCAGCGGTTCTTCTCAACACAGCGATAGCCACCGTGAAAGTTGATGCAGTTCTGAGAGTCCGTGCACTGATGGGCTCCCGTTTCACACTCATTAATATCTAGGGAAGCAGAAGAAATTAGGAGAGCGGGGCTTGGTGGGACACTGAAGAATGCAAGCAAGCAGGCGTCTCCAGGTTTTCTGGATCCCCAAAACAAGGGATCTTCAGTACCTGCCCTCTCTGCTTGCTCCCTGCCCCACTAGTCTCCCAAGTACCAGGAGAGAGTATTAGGGAATTATACCAGCTCAGGTGTCTGGTTGGCTAGGTGAGAAGGGCCAAGGGTATCAAAGTGGAGCCTCCGGTTAGAGTAgagggaaagccagcgtggtgtagtggttaagagcggtggactctaatctggagaaccgggtttgattcccctctcctccacacgagcagcggaggctaatctggtgaattggatttgtttccccacccctacgcacgaagccagctgggtgaccttgggcaagtcacattctctcagccccacctacctcacagggtgtctgttgtagggaggggaagggaaggcgattgtaagccggtttgagtctcacttaagtggtagagaaagtcagcatataaaaaccaactcttcttcttctatcagactaggagctgggagattgaggttcaaatcccctctctgtccTGGACGCTTGCTGGaggaccctgggccagtcacacattctgaacctaacttacctcacagggttgttgtgagaataaaaatagagaataaaatggtCTAACTTCATATGGCTTTTCTGTGACGTAAGCCAGATTTGTGAGTAGATATGACAAAAAATAGCTCCCAGCAGACCAGGGAGTAAAGATCTTTTGTAAAGTGGAATGATTTTCAAGTTTCTTTTCTACAAACTGGAACCCTTGGTTTGCATGCAAGCATTGGGAAGACGAAGGAGGAATCTATTCATTAACCACCCTAATTGTGAGAATGACATGGTCGTTAAAAAATAGGTGAGAAAATTACCTTAACACACTCAAGGACTCATGATGCCCCTCAGCCACAAGGCAGCACATGCAGTAGATTACCTTGGCAAAGGCGGGTGCTCAGTTGCTGATATCCTTGTGGGCAGGCACACGAGAAATGCCCTGGCTCGTTCACACACTGGTACTGGCACAGGTAGGTGGAATAGCTACATTCGTCGATGTCTGGAAAGCAAAGAAAACATTCTCAGTCAGACCTCGGTGCTGTCCTAGTGAGTCACTCAGACGCTGGATTGTATATATAACAGCCTCTCAAATCGCAAGAGTTTAAACTCAGCAATAATAACAGCTGTCTGGATGTGGGACTTGGAAATCAGGCATGCCATGACAGCTTTGTGGCCAGTTGTTCcattgaggttttttttgggggggtacatATTTAGATTCCACCTCCTCCAAAAGTCAAGGTAGCTCGCAAAACAGATGAAAACGACataagaacattttaaaacatagaAAGCAAGCAACAGAACAGCATAAGTGCAGGAAAAGCAGCACCAtatccctcccccagcccccacAATAATAAACTCCAAAAGGTGGACTTTGTGTTTTCTCTAGAAATTGAAAAGGAGATGAACACGCACACGTTACAAATCCTCTGAAGTTCATTCTGTGAAAAGGTGATCCTAGAAGcaatggtgccctgacctggatggcccaggctagcctgatctcatcagatctcagaagctaagcagggtcagccctggttattatttggatgggagaccaccaaggaataccagggttgctgtgcagaggaaggcactggcaaaccacctctgttagtctcttgccatgaaaaccccaaaaggggtcgccataagtcggctgcaacttgatggcattttacacacacacataagcaatGGTAGTAGTAAAGTCAAAGCATGGTTTTGCACTGGGAACTGGTATAGCGACTAAGCAAAGAAAGATTTTATTTCACAATAAGCTTCTGTGGAttggagcccacttcatcagaaaaagagtttttatatgccaacttcctccaccacttaaggaagaatcaaatcagtttacaatcaccttcccttcccctccccacaacagacaccctgtgaggtaggtggggctgagagagatctacgAGCAGttgcggactggccattgtgttagcttgcccgatggcaagtggggccccttaaacattagacaatatgttaaaaataaaaattaaatggtagccttatagttgtgggtggcccccctttgtctcctggcaaccaatatttttagacccagtctgccactgtctaagagagctgtgactagcccaaggttatccagctggcttcatgtggaggagtggggaaaccaacctggttcaccagattagcatccaccgctcacatggaggagtagggaatcaatcccactccaaaccaccgctcttaaccactacaccacgttggcttccAGATGCATGCAGGGGGTCCTTGTTAGGCAGACAAATATATATGAGGTTAGAAGGGTTTTTTATAAAACAGTAGGGTCAAAGGGCCACGAAATGCATGAAATACTGGACGAGAGGTAATGTAAAATTCAAACACAATCAAGAGAAGTACAGCGAGGAGGTAACTGAAGGGCAGAGCTAAGGAGCAGGGGCTGAGGAGGGTACGTGTGGGGAGACCCACCTACCTACCTTTGCAGGTAAAGCCATCGTGGTCCAGTTCGTAGCCTTGGTTGCATCGGCAGATGAACGTTCCGTAGGTGTTGAAGCAGCGCTGCTCGCAGGGGGCCCCCATCTCACATTCATTCACATCTGGGGAAAGGGGCAAAGGATGGGACTGAAACTGGAGGCTTTCCGAGATGCAGAAGATGGAAGCTGagcacagggaaagggggggcacctccatctccctgtctttctggtgTCAGCCGTCCACAGTCAATCTTAGCTGCCTGAACATTTCCTGTTCCCATCAAAGGTTccaccctttctctctttctgcactGAAGCTGGCAGCTTCcttccagttgggaaattcctggagatttgggcaaaccctgccctcctcaggttccacccccaaaatctccagatatttcccagcgcagagctggcaactctatctgcttCAGAGGTCTATATTGCATTGAAACCCTGCAGGGAGGAGGCATCAAGGGCAAGCCCTTACCGACACACGAACGGTTGTTGCTGGCCAGCTGGAAGCCGGGTTCACACTGGCAGGAGAAAGAGCCAGGGGAATTGACGCAGCGGTGCTGACAGTAGCGGTACCGACATTCATCAATGTCTGCAAGAGGGAAGGAGAATATCATCATGGTGTCACTTTCCCCATTACCACCTGAGAATGCATATTCTTTCGCTCCTCAGCATCTTGGAAAttagattagaatcatagagttggaagggaccaccagggtc encodes the following:
- the EFEMP2 gene encoding LOW QUALITY PROTEIN: EGF-containing fibulin-like extracellular matrix protein 2 (The sequence of the model RefSeq protein was modified relative to this genomic sequence to represent the inferred CDS: deleted 2 bases in 2 codons), whose protein sequence is MAENSWPGKGVCWKLSGTRCWVESFGTPAAWLGARNSAWGAEGGEPVRTLPGSKRPPFLLCTQPELGVFELTAPTRQAGCRCVPGSCQCGIRMKPISCLLLATLLRTAISQEPEEPDTYTECTDGYQWDSETQHCKDVNECETIPNACKGEMKCINHYGGYLCLPRLATVINDVNAERASPPSPPRPRHPWPPHPASRQNSCPQGYEPDGQGSCLDTDECEYDLHDCQPSQQCINIPGGFHCQCPDGYRKIGTECVDIDECRYRYCQHRCVNSPGSFSCQCEPGFQLASNNRSCVDVNECEMGAPCEQRCFNTYGTFICRCNQGYELDHDGFTCKDIDECSYSTYLCQYQCVNEPGHFSCACPQGYQQLSTRLCQDINECETGAHQCTDSQNCINFHGGYRCVEKNRCQEPYVQVSENRCLCPATNPLCRDNPSSIVHRYMSITADRTVPSDIFQIQATSVYPGAYNTFQIRSGSDQGEFYIRQINNISAMLVLARPVTGPREFVLDLEMVTMNTLMSYRSSSVLRLTVFVGAHSF